In uncultured Methanobrevibacter sp., the genomic window CATGGAAGAAATTGGTCTTTTAGAAGAAGAATACGGCGATCAGGCACCGCTTAATGTTTTAATATCCAACATGGCTGAAAAATACGACATGAGTGAAGAAAAAGTCAATGCATTTGTCAGAAACTTAAATCAAAAAGGATTAATTTATATTCCATCAACAGGATATCTTAAGCGTGCTTAAGATTTCCACCATTATTTTTTTATTTTTTTCACACAAATTAAATCACCACCCTAAATTAACAATACATTAATAAAGGATTAAAACCAAATTTAATATATTATACTTATACTGATTTTTATAGGAGAGATAACATGGATAAATACGAAGATTTATTAGAAAGAGCAATAGACCAATTACCTCCTGAAGTATTTGAACATAAAAGATTCAAAATCCCTAAAGCTTATTCAGATATCCAAGGTAATAGAACCTTTATTAAAAACTTTAAAGATGTTGCAGAAGGTTTAAACAGAGACCCTCAACATTTATTAAAATTCTTAATGAGAGAATTAGGTACTGCAGGAAATATTGAAGGTCAAAGAGCAATTTTACAAGGTAAATTTACCCATTACTTAATCAATGAAAGAATTGAAGATTATGTAGACAAATACGTAATTTGCCACGAATGTAACAGACCAGATACTAGAATTATAAGAGAAGGTAGAATATTCTTGCTTAAATGTGCTGCATGCGGTGCAACAGCACCTTTAAAATCATTATAATTCTACTTTTTTTATTTTATTTTTTATTGATAGCATGTTTTGTCCAGAGTGCGGAAGTACAGATAAGGAAATGGTTGGCGATATCTGTATCGATTGTTTTTTAAAGGAATTTCAAATGATTGAACTTCCCAAACGTATCAAAGTACAAATATGCAGCCACTGTAACAGTAAACTCGAAGAAGGGAAATGGAGTGAAGAATTTATTCCCGAAGAAGAGATTATCTACCGAGCACTTGAGAGAAACATAAAAATTGCTGATGAAGTTTCAAATGAAATCATTAATCTTGAAATAGACAACATCAAAGGAACAATTGCAGACTGCTATGTCGAAGTTGTTGGAGAGGTTCATGGAGTGGAGATTGAAGAAACCCATGATACTCAAGTTAAAATCCAAAAAACAGTTTGTCCAAGCTGCAGCAAAATACAATCCGGATACTATGAAACCGTAGTACAGTTTAGAGCAGATAACAGAGAAATAAAATCTGAAGAATATGCCAAAGCGGACGAAGTAGTTGAAAGAACATTAATAAAGCAGTCAAAATCCGATAAACTTGCATATTGCCCTCAAATAGCTAAACTTAAAGAAGGCTACGACTATTATATCGGTTCATTTAAATCCGGCAAAAAAGTAGCCGAAGCACTGAAAGAAGAATTTGGAGGAATCATAAAGGAATCTCCAAGACTGATTAGTGAAGATAAGTCCACTGGAAAAGGACTTTACCGAATCTGGATTTCTGTAAGAATTCCCGAATTTGAAATCAGTGATTTTATCAGATATGACAATAAAATAATGCAAGTAACCAGCATCAGCAAAAATAGCCTTGTTGGAGTCGAAATTTCAACAAATAAAAAACACAATATCCCTATGAAAAATATGGAAGATATTGAACTTGTTAAAAAATCCGATGAAATTGAAACTGCAACTGTAATCTCAAAATCTCCACAGTTCATACAAATTTTAGATCCGGTTGATTATTCTGCAGTTGATTTAGATATGAAAGAAGAGTACTCTGGAATTAATGTCGGAGAAGAAGTAAAACTCATCAGAATTGACAATAACATTTATTTATTAAATTAAGTGATAAAATGAATATTGAAGAAAAAATTCAGTTAATCGAGGAAGGAACTCTAGAAATTATAGATACCGAAGAATTAAAAGAAGTTCTTGAAAAAGACCAACCGGTAGCTTATACTGGTTATGAACCTTCCGGTAAAATCCATTTGGGTCATGCAGTGACTGTACAAAAATTAAAACAGTTACAGAAGTTAGGATTTAAAATTAAAATCCTTTTAGCAGATTACCACGCATTTTTAAATGGAAAAGGAACAGTTGAAGAAATAGCCGAAACAGCAGAATACAACAAAAAATGTTTCCAGGCTTTAGGTCTTGACGAAACAACAGAATTCGTCTTAGGATCATCATTCCAGCTTGAAGGAGATTATACTGATAAAGTTTACCAATTAGCTACAATGACCACTTTAAAAAGAGCAAGAAGAAGTATGGATCAGGTAAGTCGTGCAGACGACAATCCTAAAGTGGCAAGCGTAATTTATCCTATTATGCAAACTGTAGACATGGCAGCATTAGGTGTTGATATTGCACTTGGAGGAATGGAACAGAGAAAAATTCAAATGTTGGCACGTGAAAACTTAGAAAGAATAGGTGAAAATGTGCCTGTTTGTATTCATACCCCATTACTGCACGGTCTTGACGGCGATGCAAAAATGTCTTCAAGTAAAGGAAACTACATCGCAGTGGATGATTCCGTTGAAGAAATCACCAAAAAAATCAAGAAAAGCTTCTGTCCGCAAGGAGAAGTTGAAGGCAATCCAATGATAGAAATAGCTGAAACCTTCGTATTTACCAATCAAGATACTTTACTTATTAAAAGACCTGAAAAGTTCGGTGGAGACATCGAATTAACTCACGATGAATTAATCAAAGACTTTAGTGAAGGTAATTTACATCCAATGGATTTAAAAAATGGAATTAAAGATTTCTTAATTGAATTCTTTGCTCCTGTAAGAGAATACATGGAGGAAAACTAAATGGTTGAAGAAAAAGAAGAATATGAAATGGGCTTGCCAAATGGTGTTGGTGAACAAATGCTCGCACACGCTTTTGAAAAATTCGACATCAAATTAGAGCAAACCGAATTCGGACCTAAATTAATAGGCGAATATGATGAGCTTGTAAAAGCAAGAGAATTTCTTGAAAATGCCATTCGTGAAAGATTAAAAGAATTATCCGGAGAATAGATTTCTCCACATACTTTATTTTTTGAACTTGAATATTACTATTTAATATATTATCCAACAATAATCATTACAAAAATACAGCAAACACTTTTTTTCTAAAATAACCATTATCCGAGTATTTTCATATTATTTAACTAATTTTAGAAAGATTCATCACTTTATAATACATTTTATTAAATACATCTTTTTACATTTTTATCAAATCTACTTTACTTTTTAAACCTATTTTAAAAAAGTTCAAATAGATTTTATATCAATAATTTTTTTAGTAAAAATTAGAAAAATCAAATAAAATACTAAAAAACCCCATATAATCTATTTTTTAAAATAAATATTATTTTTAACTGCTATTTTAAAAAAATAAGGAAAAATAATAAACATATAACACCCCCCATAATATAAAAAAATATCAACCTTACTTGAAAAATCAACCCCTTTTATATACTATAAAAAATTACTTTTAATTAACTGTAGGTGATTGTATGAAACGATTTACAAAAATGGAATATGAAAGTCCAGACGACATGGTTTTTGGATTTGCAAAACATCC contains:
- a CDS encoding translation initiation factor IF-2 subunit beta, giving the protein MDKYEDLLERAIDQLPPEVFEHKRFKIPKAYSDIQGNRTFIKNFKDVAEGLNRDPQHLLKFLMRELGTAGNIEGQRAILQGKFTHYLINERIEDYVDKYVICHECNRPDTRIIREGRIFLLKCAACGATAPLKSL
- a CDS encoding tyrosine--tRNA ligase, encoding MNIEEKIQLIEEGTLEIIDTEELKEVLEKDQPVAYTGYEPSGKIHLGHAVTVQKLKQLQKLGFKIKILLADYHAFLNGKGTVEEIAETAEYNKKCFQALGLDETTEFVLGSSFQLEGDYTDKVYQLATMTTLKRARRSMDQVSRADDNPKVASVIYPIMQTVDMAALGVDIALGGMEQRKIQMLARENLERIGENVPVCIHTPLLHGLDGDAKMSSSKGNYIAVDDSVEEITKKIKKSFCPQGEVEGNPMIEIAETFVFTNQDTLLIKRPEKFGGDIELTHDELIKDFSEGNLHPMDLKNGIKDFLIEFFAPVREYMEEN
- a CDS encoding 60S ribosomal export protein NMD3; this translates as MFCPECGSTDKEMVGDICIDCFLKEFQMIELPKRIKVQICSHCNSKLEEGKWSEEFIPEEEIIYRALERNIKIADEVSNEIINLEIDNIKGTIADCYVEVVGEVHGVEIEETHDTQVKIQKTVCPSCSKIQSGYYETVVQFRADNREIKSEEYAKADEVVERTLIKQSKSDKLAYCPQIAKLKEGYDYYIGSFKSGKKVAEALKEEFGGIIKESPRLISEDKSTGKGLYRIWISVRIPEFEISDFIRYDNKIMQVTSISKNSLVGVEISTNKKHNIPMKNMEDIELVKKSDEIETATVISKSPQFIQILDPVDYSAVDLDMKEEYSGINVGEEVKLIRIDNNIYLLN